The sequence GTGCCTCCGCCTCTCGCGGCGCAGGAGCAATCGCGGCTGCGAGTGTCGCTACCAGGAGGAGCAGTACTGCGCCCGTCCGTGCCGCTCGGAATGAGCCGTGCTTGGCCATGTCGCCACGTTCCCCTTCCCGTGTGGGCACCCGACACCCTCTGGCTCACGGCCGGCGCCGAGCCCGCCTTATCCGCGTGGGGCAACCTGTGCGCTGACCGCGGGGACGTAGACCTTGATCGGGATGGGCCCGTCCGCCCCCTCGATCTCTGCTTGCCCTGCAAAGACGACGAGTGGGACGAGGAATTGTTGCGTCGCCGGCGACCCGGCCAGCGAATAGGCGAGCGACACCGAGGTCAGATTGGCCGACCCGGTGAGCGCCCCGTCGGACGCGGGCAGCGCAGCGGGGTCGATCTCGAGGTAGCCGCGCCCGGCGCGGATGTCGTTCCACAGGTCTTCTGCGGAACGCAGGCCGTAATCCGACCGGTTCAGGGCAGCCGGCCACTGTACATCCGCCTGGAGCACGGTGCCGTCAGCGGTGAGGGTCACCGCAGCTTCCGGCGCGGCAGAGAGGATCGACTCCGGTTCCACGGGCTTGATAGCGACGATGGCTCGCCCGGCGTCCTCATCGCGCAGCCGCACGCTGCCCGGCCCGGCGTCGGCCCCGACTAGGCGATGCTCGATCAGCCAGTTTCGGGCCATCTGAATGAGGGCATCATCGCCGGGCAGCTCGGCTTCCCCGGACGCGTCCGGCGCGCTGTTGATGTAGCGGACCAGGTCGCCGGAGATGTAGAGGCTACCGTCGGCAGTGCGGAAGCTCCCGCCGCCCTGATCGACCACCTCGCTCTCGATGCCGAGCGCGGCGGCGACGGCCTCGACTTCCTCGAGCGTCCAGGCGCGGTGCTGGAGTGCGTAGACAGGCGCCTCAGTCGGGACGAGTTGCAGGCTCAGATCGAGGCGATAGTCCAGGGTAATCGGCCGCCGCGCCGAGTTGCCGCTGGGCATGTCCGGCGCCGGGAGGTCGCCGAAATCCCCGACCAGCGGAGTCGGCGTCGGCTCGATAGTCGGCGTGGGCGGCTCCGGCGTCGGGGTTTCCGGAACCTCGGTCCCCTCCTCGGCTGTCGGCTCCTCGCTCGGCGCCGCGGTCGGCGTCGCGATGCCGAGGGCGGTGGTTGGCGACGCGTCGACAGCCGCTGCGGTCGGTGACGCGGCCGGCGGTTCGGCCTCCGCGCGGCTGTTCAGGATAAGGACGCCGACGATGGCGACGACGATCACGATGAGGATGACGGACAGAATCAGATTGAGCCGGGATGCTGCGCCGCGGCGCGACCCTCGCCGATTCGGTCCCTGTGCCATTTCCCCCACTTCCCAGACGCGGACGGCAGCGGCGCCCGCGCCGCTGCCGATGCTTTACCTGTGTCGCCGGGGTCTGACGGCTGGGGTGTGAAGAGCGACGGCCCCCGGGTGCGTGATGTGCCGGCCTCAGACGACTTCCTGGATGCGTCGCAACTCGATGATCTGGTCCCGGAGCAGTGCGGCCTTCTCGAACTCGAGCATCTTGGCCGCTTCCTTCATCTGCCGCTCCAGGTCCTTGATCATCCGCACCAGCTCGTCGGGCGGCAACTCGGCGATAGCCCCGGCCTTCGACTCGGCCCGATAGGGGCTCGCCTCTTCGGCCACCGCGCGCACGCGGTCAGTCAGGTCGCGGACCTCCTTGACGATGCCGCGCGGCTCGATGCCGTGCTCCTCATTGTAAGCGATCTGGATGGCGCGGCGCCGGTAGGTCTCGTTGATCGCGGCCTCCATCGACCGGGTGATGGTGTCGGCGTACATGATGACCTTGCCGTCGACATGGCGGGCCGCCCGGCCGATCGTCTGGATGAGCGAACTCTCGGAGCGCAGGTAGCCCTCCTTGTCGGCGTCGAGGATGGCGACCAGCGACACCTCGGGCAGGTCCAGACCCTCCCGCAACAGGTTGATCCCCACCACCACGTCGTAGACGCCGAGCCGCAAGTCGCGAAGGATCTCAATCCGCTCCAGCGTGTCGATTTCGCTGTGCAGGTAGTGTGTGCGGATGCCGATCTCCTTGAGGTAGTCGGCCAGATCCTCCGCCATCTTCTTGGTCAGGGTCGTGACCAGCGCTCGCTCACCGCGCGCCACGCGACGGTGGATCTCGTCGATGAGGTCATCGATCTGGCCCTTGGTCGGCCGGACGCTGATCTCCGGGTCCAACAGGCCCGTCGGCCGGATGACCTGCTCGACAACCTGCTTGCTGTTCTGCAGCTCGAATTCGCCGGGCGTCGCCGAGACGTAGATCACCTGGTTGATGTGCTGCATGAACTCGTCGAAGGTCAGCGGCCGGTTGTCCCGCGCCGACGGCAGGCGGAAGCCGAACTCGACGAGGATGTCCTTGCGCGAGCGGTCACCGCCGTACATCCCCCGGACCTGCGGGATCGACATGTGGGACTCGTCGATGAACATCAGATAGTCGTCCGGGAAGTAATCGAGCAGCGTCCAGGGCGGCTCGCCTTCCTTGCGACCGGAGAGGTGCCGGGAGTAGTTCTCGATGCCCGAGCAGTAGCC is a genomic window of Sphaerobacter thermophilus DSM 20745 containing:
- the uvrB gene encoding excinuclease ABC subunit UvrB encodes the protein MPEFQLVTDLRPTGDQPKAIAQLVEGLQRGYDQQTLLGVTGSGKTFTMANVIQAVQRPTLVLAPNKTLAAQLYSEFKEFFPHNAVEYFVSYYDYYQPEAYVPRTDTYIEKDADINDEIDKLRHAATRALLTRRDVIIVASVSCIYGIGSPEEYGKTIVSLRRGATVRRDKVLRHLVELQYERNDLTLMRGTFRVRGDTLDIFPAYEEIAVRIEFWGDEIERIVDIDPLTGEILAERNEIDIYPAKHFVTSQEKLQRAIKSIQEELEEWLKHLEAEGKILEAARLKQRTLYDLEMLQEAGYCSGIENYSRHLSGRKEGEPPWTLLDYFPDDYLMFIDESHMSIPQVRGMYGGDRSRKDILVEFGFRLPSARDNRPLTFDEFMQHINQVIYVSATPGEFELQNSKQVVEQVIRPTGLLDPEISVRPTKGQIDDLIDEIHRRVARGERALVTTLTKKMAEDLADYLKEIGIRTHYLHSEIDTLERIEILRDLRLGVYDVVVGINLLREGLDLPEVSLVAILDADKEGYLRSESSLIQTIGRAARHVDGKVIMYADTITRSMEAAINETYRRRAIQIAYNEEHGIEPRGIVKEVRDLTDRVRAVAEEASPYRAESKAGAIAELPPDELVRMIKDLERQMKEAAKMLEFEKAALLRDQIIELRRIQEVV